A window of candidate division TA06 bacterium genomic DNA:
GGCCAAAGCAAAATTTGAGCGTAAGAAGCCTCACGTGAATATCGGGACGATCGGTCACGTGGACCACGGCAAGACGACCCTGACCAGCGCGATCACGAAGTACCTGTCGGAGCAGGGTCTGGCCCAG
This region includes:
- the tuf gene encoding elongation factor Tu (EF-Tu; promotes GTP-dependent binding of aminoacyl-tRNA to the A-site of ribosomes during protein biosynthesis; when the tRNA anticodon matches the mRNA codon, GTP hydrolysis results; the inactive EF-Tu-GDP leaves the ribosome and release of GDP is promoted by elongation factor Ts; many prokaryotes have two copies of the gene encoding EF-Tu) — encoded protein: MAKAKFERKKPHVNIGTIGHVDHGKTTLTSAITKYLSEQGLAQ